The genome window TGCCGCGTCGGCGCAAGGCCGGCAGCACTACCACATGTTGCAGATAGCCACGTCGGCCGTCATGGCCCGACATCGCGCAACCGATCACTGCGTCGTCCTGAATCGCAACGAAGCTTAGACCGGGATTGCGCAGCAAATATCGGGCAATGGACGCTTGCGAATCCGCATCGCGTACCGAGACCCCGGGAGTGGCCTCCCAGAGCGCGCGTACCGCATCGTAATCTTCGATCACCATCTCGCGAATCTGATACATCAACTGCTCCTGTGCATGCCGGAAGGTACGGACCCGTCTCCCGATGGGCCCGGCCCTCGCGGTACTTCGTTAATCGGCGTCTTTCTCTTCCGCCTTCTTCTGTGCCTTTACCGCTTTCTTGCGGGCTTTGCTGGCTTTCTTGTCGGCGTGCGTCGCGGACTTCGCGACATCGCCCTTATCGGCCGGGGACATCGGTGCCGACGCGGCATTCTGTGCGTTGGCCGTCAAGGCTGCCAATGCGAGGCCCGTACCGGCCAGCGTGAGCGTGATCAATCGATGAATGCGCATGGTGCTCCTCCTCATATCGTTGTGCAGGATCGGCTTGCATGGCGGCAAATGCCAGTACAACGAAGCGCCGCGGCTAGCGTCATCGCGATAGCCGTGCAATCACGTCGTCAGCATCGTCGCCATGCAGACCTGCCTTTTAGTATAACAATGCGACGGCGGAACATGCGTCAGTGTAGGATGCGGGTTTTGCTACTCCAGGAGCGTCCATCTTGTCCGTTCGTTCAATCGTCCGCTATCCCCACCCGGCATTGCGCACCGCGGCGCAGGCCGTCGCCGTGTTCGACGAAGCGCTTCGTACATTGGCGCAGGATCTGCACGACACGATGCTGACCGTCGACGGCGTGGGTATCACGGCGCCGCATATCGGCGTGGGACAGCGCGTCGTGGTACTGGCGTTACCCGATGATCCGGCGCCCCGCCACTACGTCAATCCCGTCATTATCTGGCGCGCGGACGATCTGATCGTGCATGACGAGGGGAGCGTATCGATGCCCGGTGTCGTGGAAAAAGTCAGCCGCGCGGCGAAGGTCCGCGTGCGATATCAGGACCTGGATGGCGTCGAGCAGATCGAGGAAGCCGACGGCTTCCGCGCGGTCTGTCATCAGCACGAGATCGACCAGCTTGACGGCGTGTTCTGGGTCGAGCGTCTATCGCGCCTGAAGCGCGACCGCGCGATTGCGCGCTTCAATAAGCTGCTTCGCGCCGGCACGGCTGCTGAGTAGCGCGACCGCGAGCCGTCTAGGTCTTGCTCAAATGGCGCCCGGCTTGCGGTGCCAGTCGCCAATAGCCGTACAGCGATACCAGTGTCAGGATGCCCGCGGCGAGGAAGGCCAACCGAAAATCGGCCAGCACCAGATGGCCTGCGGTCGGCGCGCTAGCGGCGCTGGCATGATCGGTACCGGCATCTCGCAGTGCCGATGCCATGCGCAGGCCCAGCGCGCCAAAGGCGATGCCCAGGCCGATCGTCATCTGCAGTGCGGCATTCCATAAGGTATTGGCGCTGCTGACCTGATCCTTGGGGATGTCGGCATAGGCCAGGGTCGCGAGCAGTGAGAACTGCATCGATCGGGTGCAGCCGTAGACGAAGATCACGATCAGCGTGATGGCGATAGGCGCCTGCGGCGTCAGCAAGCCGCAGGCGATGATGACGATGCCGCCGATCGCGACGTCGATCAGCGACGGGTTGCGGAAGCCATACCGCGTCAACACCTTCGTCGTCACCGCCTTCATCCCGAAATTGCCGAGCGCGCTGACGAGCAACAGCATGCCCGAGTGGAAGGCCGACAGGCCGAAGCCGACTTGAAACAGCAGCGGCAGCAGGAAGGGCACCGCATTGATGCCGATGCGCGTCAGCGAGCCGCTGAGCACGGTGACCGAGAATGTCGGCTCACGCATCGCCGAGAAATCCAGCAACGGGTGGGAATGGCCGCGCAGGTGCCGGACCGCGAGCACGCCAATCAGAATGCCGCCAAAGAAGCAGCCGGCTGCCGTCCAGAGGTTGGCATTTTGCTGGCTGGCGAGTTCGGTGCCATACATGAGGCCGGTCAACGCCAGTGCGCAGTAAATGAATCCCAGCACGTCGAGCGGGCGACGTGCGGTGCCGCGCGTATTGCGGATCATGATGCCGGCGGCAATCAGCGCCGCGATGCCGAACGGGACATTCAGCAGAAAGATCCAGCGCCATGACGCATACGTGGTGATAATGCCGCCGATCGGCGGTCCGATCACCGGCGCCGCGATCGCGGGCCAGGTGATGGTCGCGATCGCGCGCATCAGATTGGCGCGGTCCACGGCCCGGACCACGATCAAGCGCCCCACCGGAACCATCATGGCGCCGCCGATGCCCTGCAGGACACGCGCGGCGGTAAACGAAACGATGCCGACCGAGAGGCCACAGAGTATGGACGATACGGTAAAGATAACGATCGCCGTGCTGAAAATCGACTTCGAGCCGAAGCGATCCGCCATCCAGCCACTCACCGGGATGAAAACGGCCAGCGCCAGCATGTAGGCGCTCATCCCGATGCTCAGCGCATTCGGCAATACGCCGAAAGAATGGGCCATCTGAGGCAGCGCGGTCGCGAGCACCGTCGTGTCCAGATACTCCATGAAGAAGGTGGCCGCCACCAGGAAGGGGAGATAGCGCAGCCATTTGCCCTGCGCATAGGGATTGGCTGATGTGTCACTCGCGGTGGGAGCGGATTCCGCGCTAGGGCGGGGCGGCAAATCGGGCTGGGCCATCGAGTTTTCCGAGAAAAGCGCGGCGAACGAGTAAGACAAACGCAAGATCGCGCCACGCGCGCTAAGACCAGCCTTGCGCGAGCAGTCGCCGATCCAGAAGGGCAGGCCCGTATGATATGCGAGTCTGGCGTGCCGCGCTGTTCCAAAAATACTGGCTCGAAAAGCGCCTTCCTCTCGGGAGCGCGCTCGAAAAACCCAGGCGCGACGATCGGTCGATCAGCCGCTGGGGTGTCTCAGAATCGTTTGCCCATGCCGATCGAGGCGCCGTATTGATAGCGGTTTCCCCGATAATGGACTTGCGCGGCACCGCTGACGACGCCGAAATCGGCTTCCACATACATGTAGACCGATTTCGACAAGGCATATTGTGCTTGCGCTGCCCAACTATGCCGGTGCCCCGTGCCCTTGACGGCTTGGCCTGTGGCGGTGAAGGCCTGGGTGGCGTTTCGCATCCGGGCGAAATACCAGGCGCCGATCAAGGTCCAGGCCGCATCGGGACGCCAGGTGGCGCCCAGGTAGAAGGCGTCGTCGATCCGATTCGTTCCTTTGTAGGCCGTCGGCGACGGCGCGACGAGGCCACGATTGAGGCGCGCATCCACGCCGCCGGTGTTGTCCTGCGAGCGCATATAGCCGCCGGCAATCAGGGTATGGCCGATTTGATAGGTCAGCGCCGCGTTGTAGGCATCACGACGGCGATTGCCGTTGTCGCGCCCTTGCTGCCACAACGCGGCAGCGCCGAAGGCGCCGTGGTGGTAAATGGCGCCCAGGCCACGCAGGCTGCCGGCGCTCGGGCTGCCAGTCACACCGCCGGAATAGCCGTTCGGGCCCGTGCTCAATGTGTCATAGCCGGCCGAGTAAGCGGCGAGCAAGGTCAAGCCGTTGATCGTGTATCGGTATTTGAGTGTGTTGTCGAGGAAGATGCCGCCGGACAGGGCGCCGGGAAGCCAGCTGTTGCCATCGTAGTTGGCCAACGTCATCGGATCGAAGGTCGTCGTCAGCGAGTCGAACATGACCGAGGGTTGCCGACCGAACGAGAGCTGGCCGTAGCGCCTACTTTCGATGCCGACCTGCGCCCATCGATGAAACAGACGCGCGCCATTTGCCGCCATCGTGCCGTTTTCGAGATTAAAGCCGGCCTCGAGTTGAAAGAAGACGCGCAGGTCCTCGTTCAAGGTCTCGCTGCCCCGGAAACCGATTCGGCTCGGCGAGATCGGTCCCTGTGTCATGCGCAGCACGCCGCGGTTCTTTTCGTCCTGGTTCGATTCATAGCGGACTGCCACGTCGGCGAGTCCGTATAAGGTGACGTTGCCCGCGGCGGCCGACTCGGTAAAGGCCCATAGGCAGGCGCCGAGGCCCGCCATTTGCCAGTGGTCCGATCGAAGACGTCGCGTCGGCCGAGAGACGCGCGCCGCCCGCGCTGCCTTACCGGCATGATCGATACCCACATCTGTTTTTATCAATGAAACTGCCATCACCCTGTCTCCTCTGTAGTCATCCCGCGTGCTCATTGCGCGGATCGGCAAACAAGGGCATGACGCGCTTCGCACGGGGCAGCCGCCGTGCCGAAACAGACATGCCATTGCCTGAGTGCGACGATAGTAAGGGCGTGCGCGGGGAAGTGGACGGGTCACTGCGTAGTTTCAGACGAAGGGACGGGCTGTTGATAACGCAATCCTATAACAAGGAATGCGAAACATCTTATAACGGCGTATTTGTCGACGCTATTGAAGCGCGCAAGGCGGTTCGGATAATATGTGCGACGGGCGCGACGGGCGCGACGGGCACCGCGGACACACAGCCGCGGGTCGAACGCCGTTCGGAGAAATTGCTTGGGTCGTCTGGG of Robbsia sp. KACC 23696 contains these proteins:
- a CDS encoding porin; this translates as MAVSLIKTDVGIDHAGKAARAARVSRPTRRLRSDHWQMAGLGACLWAFTESAAAGNVTLYGLADVAVRYESNQDEKNRGVLRMTQGPISPSRIGFRGSETLNEDLRVFFQLEAGFNLENGTMAANGARLFHRWAQVGIESRRYGQLSFGRQPSVMFDSLTTTFDPMTLANYDGNSWLPGALSGGIFLDNTLKYRYTINGLTLLAAYSAGYDTLSTGPNGYSGGVTGSPSAGSLRGLGAIYHHGAFGAAALWQQGRDNGNRRRDAYNAALTYQIGHTLIAGGYMRSQDNTGGVDARLNRGLVAPSPTAYKGTNRIDDAFYLGATWRPDAAWTLIGAWYFARMRNATQAFTATGQAVKGTGHRHSWAAQAQYALSKSVYMYVEADFGVVSGAAQVHYRGNRYQYGASIGMGKRF
- a CDS encoding GNAT family N-acetyltransferase; the protein is MYQIREMVIEDYDAVRALWEATPGVSVRDADSQASIARYLLRNPGLSFVAIQDDAVIGCAMSGHDGRRGYLQHVVVLPALRRRGIANAMVERTLAALEALDICKSYLEVLCTNVEGAAYWESRGWQRRDDITRYSFIRNAGANC
- a CDS encoding MFS transporter yields the protein MAQPDLPPRPSAESAPTASDTSANPYAQGKWLRYLPFLVAATFFMEYLDTTVLATALPQMAHSFGVLPNALSIGMSAYMLALAVFIPVSGWMADRFGSKSIFSTAIVIFTVSSILCGLSVGIVSFTAARVLQGIGGAMMVPVGRLIVVRAVDRANLMRAIATITWPAIAAPVIGPPIGGIITTYASWRWIFLLNVPFGIAALIAAGIMIRNTRGTARRPLDVLGFIYCALALTGLMYGTELASQQNANLWTAAGCFFGGILIGVLAVRHLRGHSHPLLDFSAMREPTFSVTVLSGSLTRIGINAVPFLLPLLFQVGFGLSAFHSGMLLLVSALGNFGMKAVTTKVLTRYGFRNPSLIDVAIGGIVIIACGLLTPQAPIAITLIVIFVYGCTRSMQFSLLATLAYADIPKDQVSSANTLWNAALQMTIGLGIAFGALGLRMASALRDAGTDHASAASAPTAGHLVLADFRLAFLAAGILTLVSLYGYWRLAPQAGRHLSKT
- a CDS encoding peptide deformylase; translated protein: MSVRSIVRYPHPALRTAAQAVAVFDEALRTLAQDLHDTMLTVDGVGITAPHIGVGQRVVVLALPDDPAPRHYVNPVIIWRADDLIVHDEGSVSMPGVVEKVSRAAKVRVRYQDLDGVEQIEEADGFRAVCHQHEIDQLDGVFWVERLSRLKRDRAIARFNKLLRAGTAAE